The proteins below are encoded in one region of Podarcis raffonei isolate rPodRaf1 chromosome 6, rPodRaf1.pri, whole genome shotgun sequence:
- the RAB5IF gene encoding respirasome Complex Assembly Factor 1, with product MSGGRRKEEPTSHPQQHLVANGGGALKGSLWGKALRSDSAWEDKDEFLDVIYWFRQIIAVILGVIWGIVPLKGFVGIAIFCLINAGVLYLYFSSFQQIDEEEYGGTWELTKEGFMTSFALFLVVWIIFYTAIHYD from the exons ATGAGCGGCGGCCGGCGGAAGGAGGAGCCGACGTCGCACCCGCAGCAGCACCTGGTGGCCAACGGCGGCGGCGCCTTGAAGGGCTCGCTGTGGGGCAAAGCGCTGCGGAGCGACTCCGCCTGGGAGGACAAG GATGAATTTCTAGATGTGATTTACTGGTTCCGGCAGATCATTGCTGTTATTTTGGGAGTGATCTGGGGCATTGTTCCATTGAAAGGATTTGTGGGCATAGCAAT ATTCTGCCTGATAAATGCTGGTGTCCTGTACCTCTATTTTAGTAGCTTCCAGCAGATAGATGAAGAAGAGTATGGTGGAACTTGGGAACTAACGAAAGAAGGGTTCATGACATCTTTTGCATTGTTTTTG GTTGTCTGGATAATCTTCTACACTGCCATCCATTATGATTGA